In Bernardetia litoralis DSM 6794, the genomic window CAGCCACTCCTCCTCCTAAAATTGCTACTTTTTTAGACATAATAATGAATAATTATTTTCAGTAAGTAATAGTTAAGTATCTTATATACTGTAATAACGGAATTTTAAAGGGGAAAATCAAGGTCTATTGCAAAAAAAACAATATAAATATATTGAAATAGTAATATTATATAAATGAATCATTAATTCTTATCAACTCAAATACTACTTTATATTCAGATTATTATTTCTTCTATTCTCAAAAGAAATCTGTATTTTTGACGAATCATTTAATTATCATTTGATTCAATGTCATGAAAAAAATATTTTCTTCTCTGTTATTTTCTATATTTCTATCTATTTTTTGTATAACAAATGCCTATTCGTGGGGATTTTATGGTCATCGTGTAATTAATAGAATGGCAGTTTATACATTGCCTCCAGAAATGTTTGGATTTTATAAAGCACATATTCAATATATTACCGAAAATGCTGTCAATCCAGACCGTCGTAGGTATGCTGTTGAGGGAGAAGCTCCTCGCCATTATTTGGATATGGATATTTATGGAGATAGTGCTTGGCTAAAATTGCCTCATCGCTGGAAAGATGCTGTCGAAAAATACTCAGAAGATACATTGATGGCATATGGAATTGTTCCTTGGACAGTTGAGAAATTCCGTTGGAAGCTCACCAATGCAATGGAAAGAGGCGATGCAAAAGCAATTATCCGTCTTTCAGCAGATTTGGGTCATTACATTGGAGATTCGCATGTTCCTTTACACTCTACTGAAAATTATAATGGACAACTTTCTGGGCAATATGGAATTCATGGTTTTTGGGAATCTCGTTTGCCAGAACTTTACGCCCTACAATATGACTTTTTTGTAGGAAAGGCTCAATATGTCGAAAACACACAGGAAAGAGCTTGGGAAGCAATAATAGGTTCGCATATTGCCCTAGATTCTGTGCTTCGTTTTGAAAAACAATTAACGCAACAAATGGGAGATGACCAAAAATGGAGTTATGAAACTCGTGGTAGCACAACTCAAAAACTCTATTCAAGACCATTTTCAAAAGCCTATCATGACATGCTTAATGGACAAGTAGAACGCAGAATGAGACAATCCATTAAAACAGTAGGCGATTTTTGGCTTACCTGTTGGGTAGATGCAGGACAACCCGACCTCAACAAACTTTTACTTTCTGATAAAGAACAAGAAGAGCTAGACAAAGAAATGAAAGAATTAGAACCTTCGGAAGGACAATCTGCACCAACATTACCTCAAAAACCTAGAGAACATGAAGGACATTAATATTCTTTGATTCCTTTTTTATGTTAAAGGATTCACAATTTTCAATAAATACTATTTCAAAATAAATTCAAAGTGGTTTATTTTTCGTTATTTTGCTATATCAAAATCTTTAAGGTTTAAACAATAAATAGCAAAAGATAATCACAAAATTTTATTTCAATGAATAAACTACTTTCTTCATTATTCAATTCAAAAAAAGCAATTTCATTCTGTTTTTTCTGTTGTTTATTTTTTTCGGCTTCTAGTTTTGCACAAGATACAAAAACGGATTCTTTGAATGTTATAAAAGTAGATTCTACTTCACAAATAATTATCAATGAAACTATAAAAGATTCTACCAAAACAAAAGAAAAACTACAAGTAGAGTTAGAACCAAAATTCAAACTTCGTCCTCCTACTCGTGCTGCGCTGCTTTCGGCTGCGCTCCCAGGGGCTGGACAATATTACAACAAAAAAGCATGGGCTTTGAAAGTACCTTTAGTTTATGTTGCCTTGGGTGTTCCTGCTTACCTTTCTATTACAAACCATGCAAATT contains:
- a CDS encoding zinc dependent phospholipase C family protein, which produces MKKIFSSLLFSIFLSIFCITNAYSWGFYGHRVINRMAVYTLPPEMFGFYKAHIQYITENAVNPDRRRYAVEGEAPRHYLDMDIYGDSAWLKLPHRWKDAVEKYSEDTLMAYGIVPWTVEKFRWKLTNAMERGDAKAIIRLSADLGHYIGDSHVPLHSTENYNGQLSGQYGIHGFWESRLPELYALQYDFFVGKAQYVENTQERAWEAIIGSHIALDSVLRFEKQLTQQMGDDQKWSYETRGSTTQKLYSRPFSKAYHDMLNGQVERRMRQSIKTVGDFWLTCWVDAGQPDLNKLLLSDKEQEELDKEMKELEPSEGQSAPTLPQKPREHEGH
- a CDS encoding DUF5683 domain-containing protein; protein product: MNKLLSSLFNSKKAISFCFFCCLFFSASSFAQDTKTDSLNVIKVDSTSQIIINETIKDSTKTKEKLQVELEPKFKLRPPTRAALLSAALPGAGQYYNKKAWALKVPLVYVALGVPAYLSITNHANYRDFRENYLYMLDENPATQPDDSFVNRSADQVKRQRDSYRRDRDFYMIVTGLMYLLNIGEATTTAHFNNFDIDDDISFKFEPQMENIGINRTTVSGISLVMTF